From Oligoflexia bacterium, the proteins below share one genomic window:
- a CDS encoding VCBS repeat-containing protein, with translation MLKHSVNKSIAVIGIMLLGLACQACGSRAQKAINPDTIEVSFDYNLSDTHSAVPVFNGIRLHKNFNLYYQINSLKSFKHLTVKLANIVLNPGHQPVKQGSYWVDLESLGDDGVYNLDIIAIDKNNHVLQKTIKVFKNVRQYEHIHQLSYAKEENIDQHEAKFYSVGDINLDGFADAFLHIDSKPKILLGPDFQTKWDVSNDDWFSSTYTCDINGDGIKDLVLGNRYYGVAGKIKVYFGPMTSNKTFTQTVEYHGTHTYAPETGEYFEYAGASIGCANLEGNDKNTLMQFNANVQQNGLTVLPSKLDFFSYNETENTLNKNAYTEYSLLHSQYPNAIEGDVSTYFSNPKDINHDGHEDIIINGWYGPDSQYQVKNLSILYGSKNKQYYLGPVIHSRNIYDDILNDNINPLVSNNTFPKLKVSILDDVNQDNHLDYNFIYNECITSQNSCNYLDFNYLEVNQITSNQEIVYTSTHYIEQDPFHLAVKSFDFDGDGLLDYLFLNRNPNNNKLFFDVQLAYNNETLNFLSSLDLGESNEEALFLPITNNLGERFLLFVQSNSQGNWQTPSIINIKIFKDE, from the coding sequence ATGCTCAAACATAGTGTAAATAAAAGTATAGCTGTAATTGGAATAATGTTGTTGGGTTTGGCCTGTCAAGCCTGTGGAAGCAGGGCGCAAAAAGCTATAAATCCAGACACAATTGAAGTTAGTTTTGACTATAATTTGAGTGATACCCATTCAGCAGTTCCTGTTTTTAATGGCATTCGACTTCATAAAAATTTTAATCTTTATTATCAAATTAATTCTTTAAAATCATTTAAACATCTCACTGTTAAACTGGCTAATATTGTTTTAAATCCCGGTCATCAACCGGTAAAACAAGGTTCATATTGGGTTGATCTTGAAAGCCTAGGTGACGATGGTGTATACAATTTAGATATTATTGCCATCGATAAAAACAATCATGTCTTACAAAAAACAATTAAAGTTTTTAAAAACGTGCGTCAATATGAACATATTCATCAATTATCATACGCAAAAGAAGAAAATATTGATCAACATGAAGCAAAATTTTATTCAGTGGGGGATATAAATTTAGATGGTTTTGCAGATGCGTTTTTACATATAGATAGTAAGCCAAAAATTTTGTTGGGTCCTGATTTTCAAACCAAATGGGATGTTTCTAATGATGATTGGTTTAGTTCTACTTATACTTGCGACATCAATGGAGATGGCATTAAGGATTTAGTTTTAGGGAATAGATATTATGGTGTTGCAGGAAAAATAAAGGTTTATTTTGGGCCAATGACAAGCAATAAAACGTTTACTCAAACAGTTGAATATCATGGTACTCACACATATGCGCCTGAAACAGGTGAGTATTTTGAATATGCTGGTGCAAGCATTGGATGTGCAAATCTAGAAGGAAACGACAAAAACACACTTATGCAATTTAACGCCAATGTTCAGCAAAATGGCTTGACTGTTTTACCTTCAAAGTTAGATTTTTTTTCATACAATGAAACGGAAAATACTTTAAATAAAAACGCTTATACAGAATACAGTCTTTTGCATTCACAGTATCCAAATGCAATAGAAGGTGATGTTAGCACATACTTTTCTAATCCAAAAGATATCAATCACGACGGTCATGAGGATATTATAATTAACGGTTGGTATGGTCCAGATAGTCAATACCAAGTAAAAAACTTAAGCATTTTGTATGGAAGTAAAAACAAACAGTATTACCTAGGGCCTGTTATTCATTCCCGTAATATTTATGATGATATTTTAAATGATAATATTAATCCTTTAGTCAGCAACAATACTTTTCCAAAACTAAAGGTTTCAATTTTAGATGATGTGAACCAGGATAATCACTTAGATTACAATTTCATTTACAATGAATGTATTACTTCGCAAAATTCGTGTAACTATCTAGATTTTAACTATTTAGAAGTTAATCAAATTACATCTAATCAAGAAATAGTCTATACAAGCACCCATTATATTGAGCAAGACCCGTTTCACCTTGCCGTTAAATCATTTGATTTTGATGGAGATGGTTTATTGGATTATCTTTTTTTAAATAGAAACCCCAACAATAACAAACTCTTTTTTGATGTTCAGTTAGCTTATAACAATGAAACCTTAAATTTTTTAAGCAGTTTAGATTTAGGGGAATCAAATGAGGAAGCATTATTTCTACCCATTACCAATAATTTAGGAGAACGATTTTTATTATTTGTACAATCTAATAGTCAAGGAAATTGGCAAACCCCATCTATAATAAACATTAAAATTTTTAAAGATGAATAA
- a CDS encoding glutamine synthetase beta-grasp domain-containing protein, giving the protein MLGMAEYIWMDGARPTQKLRSKTRIIEIPDDEEFSIEVFPEWGFDGSSTYQAAGHSSDLVLKPVNFVHDPFRGEGNFLVMCEVFNVDGTPHKSNTRAELRKVLLAGAQDHDPWIGFEQEYTLFKGSTPLGWPDRGYPAPQGPFYCGVGADEVFGRNLVEDHAAACLEAGVMLYGINAEVMPGQWEFQVGYRGVEGESADPLTVCDHAWFARWILYRTGEEYDVTATLDNKPVRGDWNGAGQHTNFSTKSMRDEKTGKEAIAKVIERLSKKHAEHIAVYGDGLAQRLTGEHETCHIDEFRSGESDRGASIRIPIKVIKDGCGYLEDRRPGANADPYQIATRLLKTICEL; this is encoded by the coding sequence ATGTTGGGAATGGCAGAGTATATTTGGATGGATGGAGCAAGACCAACACAAAAGCTGCGTTCTAAAACACGTATTATTGAAATACCTGATGATGAAGAATTTAGCATTGAAGTTTTTCCAGAGTGGGGCTTTGATGGATCAAGTACTTATCAAGCTGCCGGACATAGTTCTGATTTAGTCCTAAAACCCGTTAATTTTGTACATGACCCTTTTAGAGGTGAAGGTAACTTTTTGGTTATGTGTGAAGTATTCAATGTTGATGGAACACCTCATAAAAGCAATACCAGAGCAGAGTTAAGAAAAGTTTTATTGGCAGGGGCTCAAGATCACGATCCATGGATAGGTTTTGAGCAGGAATACACCTTATTCAAAGGTAGCACTCCTTTGGGTTGGCCTGATAGGGGTTATCCAGCACCTCAAGGACCTTTTTATTGTGGTGTTGGTGCAGATGAAGTTTTTGGCAGAAATTTAGTAGAAGATCATGCTGCGGCATGTTTAGAGGCGGGTGTAATGCTGTATGGTATTAATGCGGAAGTTATGCCCGGTCAATGGGAGTTTCAAGTGGGTTATAGAGGTGTAGAAGGCGAATCAGCGGACCCTCTAACTGTTTGTGACCATGCTTGGTTTGCTCGTTGGATACTTTACAGAACAGGTGAAGAGTATGATGTTACTGCAACTTTAGATAACAAACCGGTTAGAGGTGACTGGAACGGTGCAGGACAGCACACCAATTTTTCTACAAAATCAATGCGCGATGAAAAAACTGGAAAAGAAGCCATAGCAAAGGTTATTGAGCGTTTATCCAAAAAACACGCAGAGCATATTGCAGTTTATGGTGATGGTTTAGCCCAAAGATTAACAGGCGAGCATGAAACCTGTCATATAGATGAGTTTAGATCAGGTGAATCTGATAGAGGTGCTTCTATACGTATTCCTATAAAAGTAATTAAGGATGGTTGTGGCTATTTGGAGGATAGACGCCCTGGCGCTAATGCTGACCCTTATCAAATTGCAACCAGACTTTTAAAAACTATTTGTGAATTGTAA
- the nadB gene encoding L-aspartate oxidase: protein MKDLIEKTDVLIIGTGLSACTTAFSLLEENPNIQITMLSSARDLDYSASAWAQGGIVYKNPNEQSSDLVKDILNAGAGLSNPIAANILAEEGPELTQHILLDTLKVPFEKDDGDYKLTEEAAHSFPRILYCADQTGLSIQTHFLQYLKQHKNIRLLNSHTAIDLLTPSHHSTNQLDRYAAQKCVGAYVFDEQAQRVKTILSHHTVLATGGLGRLFLNTTNPKLSRGDGVAMAYRLGARVMNLEFIQFHPTAFYKKGSKKFLISETLRGEGGVLIDHAGYAFMKDYHSLADLAPRDIVARSIHNEMLKQNVNNVYLDISHKDEKWLKNRFPYIYEKCLMQGINISKDPIPVVPAAHYSCGGVYTNENAQTSIEQLWAVGETACTGLHGANRLASTSLLENIVFGYRGGKAIAEKLKHPSEHFDHIAEWKNGDIVIEDELLVQDWISIQHTMWNYVGLVRTPQRLDRAQGIIRTLSDDIAKFYANGKLTQNLLALRNAITVAQLIVTAAQRNKYSQGCHYLKNQK from the coding sequence ATGAAGGATTTAATTGAAAAAACCGATGTATTAATCATTGGCACCGGCTTGTCAGCGTGTACAACAGCCTTTTCTTTGTTAGAAGAAAATCCCAATATTCAAATTACCATGTTAAGCAGTGCCAGAGATTTAGACTACAGTGCAAGCGCTTGGGCTCAGGGTGGAATTGTTTATAAAAACCCTAATGAACAAAGCAGCGATTTAGTAAAAGACATATTAAATGCTGGGGCAGGGCTCTCTAATCCTATAGCAGCTAATATCTTGGCAGAAGAAGGGCCGGAATTAACTCAGCATATTTTATTAGATACCCTTAAAGTTCCATTTGAAAAAGACGATGGTGACTATAAGTTAACTGAAGAGGCGGCACATTCTTTCCCAAGAATTTTATATTGTGCTGATCAGACCGGTTTAAGCATCCAAACCCACTTTCTTCAATATCTTAAACAACATAAAAATATTCGCTTATTGAACTCTCATACTGCTATTGATTTGTTAACACCGTCACATCATTCTACCAATCAATTAGACCGTTATGCCGCTCAAAAATGTGTGGGTGCTTATGTTTTTGATGAACAAGCACAAAGGGTAAAAACAATTCTTTCTCATCATACAGTTTTAGCTACCGGTGGATTAGGAAGGTTATTTTTAAATACCACCAACCCAAAGCTTTCAAGGGGAGACGGCGTTGCCATGGCCTATAGATTGGGCGCTAGGGTCATGAATTTAGAGTTTATTCAATTTCATCCTACTGCATTTTATAAAAAAGGGAGTAAAAAATTTTTAATCAGTGAAACATTGCGAGGAGAGGGTGGTGTTCTTATTGACCATGCTGGCTATGCTTTTATGAAAGATTACCATTCATTGGCTGATTTAGCTCCTAGAGATATTGTGGCAAGAAGTATTCATAATGAAATGTTAAAACAAAATGTTAACAATGTTTACCTTGATATCAGCCATAAAGATGAAAAATGGTTAAAAAATAGATTCCCATATATTTATGAAAAATGCTTGATGCAAGGAATCAATATAAGTAAAGATCCTATTCCAGTTGTTCCAGCTGCCCATTATTCATGTGGGGGGGTATACACTAATGAAAATGCTCAAACGAGCATAGAACAGTTATGGGCAGTCGGTGAAACAGCCTGCACTGGACTTCATGGTGCAAATCGTTTAGCCAGTACCTCATTGTTAGAGAATATAGTTTTTGGTTATCGTGGTGGAAAAGCTATCGCAGAAAAATTGAAACATCCTTCAGAGCATTTTGATCATATTGCTGAATGGAAAAACGGTGATATTGTTATTGAGGATGAACTGCTTGTTCAAGATTGGATTAGCATACAGCATACCATGTGGAATTATGTGGGTTTGGTTAGAACACCACAACGTTTAGATAGGGCTCAAGGTATTATTAGAACTTTGAGTGATGATATAGCTAAGTTTTACGCTAATGGAAAACTAACTCAAAACCTATTGGCTCTTAGGAATGCGATTACAGTGGCGCAACTTATTGTGACTGCGGCTCAAAGAAATAAGTATAGTCAAGGCTGTCACTATTTAAAGAACCAAAAATAA
- the nadC gene encoding carboxylating nicotinate-nucleotide diphosphorylase gives MDFESFIEYALEEDCPQGDITSESIIPSQQKAKALLLCKQNLVLAGIGQTQRIFKKVDSEIEFKILAEDGKSYKKGDYILEILGKARSLLKAERIALNILQRMCAIASKTKEYVNACKGSQTKILDTRKTTPLMRELEKYAVLQGGAYNHRFSLSDEMMIKDNHLEVLKYDFAKAIDLANTHHPDKKLVIEVTQLGHVKAVLPFADKVTRIMLDNMSNEMIKASLVILQDKIPVEVSGGITLERIPSLCELGVNYISVGALTHTVKAADISMEMQYI, from the coding sequence GTGGATTTCGAAAGTTTTATTGAATATGCATTAGAAGAAGACTGCCCACAAGGTGATATTACCTCAGAGTCTATTATTCCTTCACAACAAAAAGCAAAAGCTTTGCTACTATGTAAACAAAATTTGGTTTTAGCGGGCATAGGACAAACACAAAGAATTTTTAAAAAAGTTGATTCAGAAATTGAGTTTAAAATTTTGGCCGAAGATGGAAAGTCTTATAAAAAAGGCGATTATATTCTTGAGATTTTAGGTAAAGCAAGAAGCTTATTAAAAGCTGAACGTATAGCTTTAAATATCTTACAAAGAATGTGTGCTATTGCTAGTAAAACTAAGGAATACGTAAATGCATGTAAAGGTAGTCAGACAAAAATTTTGGACACCCGTAAAACTACACCCTTAATGAGAGAATTAGAAAAGTATGCCGTTTTACAAGGCGGCGCATACAATCATAGATTTAGTTTATCTGATGAAATGATGATTAAAGATAATCATTTAGAAGTTTTAAAATATGACTTTGCTAAAGCCATAGATCTTGCCAATACCCATCACCCAGATAAAAAGCTGGTGATAGAAGTAACTCAATTGGGACATGTTAAAGCAGTTTTACCTTTTGCAGATAAAGTGACGCGTATTATGCTAGACAATATGAGTAACGAAATGATCAAAGCCTCATTGGTTATTTTGCAAGATAAAATTCCTGTTGAAGTTTCTGGTGGAATTACTTTAGAAAGAATTCCCAGTTTATGTGAATTGGGAGTCAATTATATATCTGTAGGCGCATTAACACATACAGTTAAAGCAGCTGACATAAGCATGGAAATGCAGTATATATAG
- a CDS encoding FHA domain-containing protein — protein MSQSLAIEIQLEGKVIESILLEPNITYVGRLAENHIVLDDPEVSRSHMCIIFDELRGYRIEDQASENGTYLNGQKVNKAPVALGDRIELGRYILRLVENSQAKRAVRKDDDNEDTMNLNTTMNINEADISAVTGSYNPKVQMFFEMGSRMIEKEVSFDEEVNGMPNYVEVEMVFGSKRIRKRISI, from the coding sequence ATGTCGCAATCATTAGCCATAGAAATTCAACTTGAAGGTAAAGTTATAGAAAGCATTCTGTTAGAGCCCAATATCACATATGTTGGACGTTTAGCGGAAAACCATATAGTTTTGGATGACCCAGAAGTCTCTAGATCTCACATGTGCATCATTTTTGATGAGTTGCGAGGCTACAGAATTGAAGATCAAGCCAGCGAAAATGGAACATATCTCAATGGCCAAAAAGTTAATAAAGCCCCTGTTGCCTTGGGTGATCGCATAGAGCTTGGGCGTTATATTTTAAGATTGGTAGAAAATTCTCAGGCAAAGCGCGCTGTCCGCAAAGATGATGATAATGAAGATACCATGAATCTCAATACCACCATGAATATCAATGAAGCTGATATAAGTGCGGTAACAGGTAGTTACAACCCTAAAGTTCAAATGTTTTTTGAAATGGGTTCTCGTATGATTGAAAAAGAAGTAAGTTTTGATGAAGAAGTGAATGGTATGCCTAACTATGTTGAAGTTGAGATGGTTTTTGGCAGTAAACGTATAAGAAAAAGAATCAGTATTTAA